In one Candidatus Eremiobacterota bacterium genomic region, the following are encoded:
- a CDS encoding NADH-quinone oxidoreductase subunit N, with protein MPSSFASYPTGADYGALLPAFVVALAPLLILFVDLFYRERGPWRRTVAVGIAIVWLIVAGALEASQYPHDYAAFGGAFVQGGFSIVFSEIVILATVVTLLLSLGVGRDDQVAGTTALVLWSACGALLMAGASNLMIVFLGLELLSLALYCLCAMSPRQTARESALKYLILSSMASGFLLYGSALLFGATGSVAFAALASAQLSPLLALGAGLFLVGLAFKLSLVPFHVWTPDVYEGAPLPVTAFMSVVTKAGTLAVLARFAYAALPSGHAAAILWPLWVLAALSMLIGNLAALAQTDMKRLLAYSGIAQVGYIVTAFAGTSTLGLRYALLYLAGYTFMNLGAFAVVALMAREGDAVVGLPRFAGLAHRRPWLAAAMTLFLIGLAGLPPTIGFTGKILILAASVGAGYAWLGGVLIVGTAISAYVYFKIVRAMFVRVDAAHVRDERSRNPLPWVVVGVCAVATFALGLVPLTPSNVLPLVK; from the coding sequence GTGCCGTCGTCGTTCGCTAGCTATCCCACCGGCGCGGACTACGGCGCGCTGCTCCCCGCGTTCGTCGTCGCGCTCGCACCGCTGCTGATCCTGTTCGTCGACTTGTTCTACCGCGAGCGCGGGCCGTGGCGCCGCACCGTCGCGGTCGGGATCGCGATCGTGTGGCTGATCGTCGCCGGCGCGCTCGAAGCCTCGCAGTACCCGCACGACTACGCCGCGTTCGGCGGCGCGTTCGTGCAGGGCGGCTTCTCGATCGTGTTCAGCGAGATCGTCATCTTGGCGACCGTCGTCACGCTGCTGCTCTCGCTCGGCGTCGGCCGCGACGATCAGGTCGCCGGCACGACCGCGCTGGTGCTGTGGAGCGCGTGCGGCGCGCTGCTGATGGCCGGCGCGTCGAACCTGATGATCGTGTTCCTCGGCCTGGAGCTGCTCTCGCTCGCGCTGTACTGCCTGTGCGCGATGTCGCCGCGGCAAACCGCGCGCGAGTCGGCGCTGAAGTACCTGATCCTCTCGTCGATGGCGTCGGGCTTTTTGCTGTACGGCTCGGCGCTGCTGTTCGGCGCCACCGGCTCGGTCGCGTTCGCCGCGCTGGCGTCGGCGCAGCTGTCTCCGCTGCTCGCGCTCGGTGCGGGATTGTTCCTGGTCGGGCTCGCGTTCAAGCTCAGCCTCGTTCCGTTCCACGTCTGGACGCCGGACGTCTACGAAGGCGCGCCGCTCCCCGTCACCGCGTTCATGTCGGTCGTCACCAAGGCCGGCACGCTGGCCGTGTTGGCGCGCTTCGCGTACGCCGCGCTGCCGAGCGGGCACGCCGCCGCGATCCTGTGGCCGCTGTGGGTGCTCGCCGCGCTCTCGATGCTGATCGGAAACCTCGCCGCGCTCGCGCAGACCGACATGAAGCGGCTGCTCGCGTACTCCGGGATCGCGCAGGTCGGCTACATCGTCACCGCGTTCGCGGGAACGAGCACGCTGGGCTTGCGCTACGCGCTGCTCTACCTCGCCGGCTACACGTTCATGAACTTGGGCGCGTTCGCGGTCGTCGCGCTGATGGCGCGCGAGGGCGACGCGGTCGTCGGCTTGCCGCGCTTCGCCGGGCTCGCGCACCGCCGCCCGTGGCTCGCCGCCGCGATGACGTTGTTCCTGATCGGTCTGGCCGGCTTGCCGCCGACGATCGGCTTCACCGGAAAAATCTTGATCCTCGCCGCGAGCGTCGGTGCGGGCTATGCCTGGCTCGGCGGCGTGCTGATCGTCGGCACCGCGATCTCGGCGTACGTCTACTTCAAGATCGTGCGCGCGATGTTCGTGCGGGTCGATGCGGCCCACGTGCGCGACGAGCGTTCGCGCAACCCGCTCCCGTGGGTCGTCGTCGGCGTCTGCGCCGTGGCGACGTTCGCGCTCGGCCTCGTCCCGCTCACGCCCTCGAACGTTCTTCCGCTCGTCAAGTGA
- a CDS encoding GNAT family N-acetyltransferase → MSVREARAADEEFVLGLVPRFVEHGAADGHAPQTVIEGTSRVLRTALQEQRPDELFLIAEDERGERTGFVYAVTARDFFTGEEYAHVSEIAVARSGGGTGAALMDAVDRWARERGYRMLSLNVVGGNEAARRFYERRGYALGHQHFVKRL, encoded by the coding sequence GTGAGCGTGCGCGAAGCGCGCGCCGCGGACGAGGAGTTCGTCCTCGGCTTGGTGCCGCGCTTCGTCGAGCACGGCGCCGCCGACGGGCATGCGCCGCAGACGGTGATCGAAGGAACCTCGCGCGTGTTGCGGACTGCGCTGCAGGAGCAGCGGCCGGACGAGTTGTTCCTGATCGCCGAGGACGAGCGCGGGGAGCGCACCGGATTCGTCTATGCGGTGACGGCGCGCGACTTCTTCACCGGCGAGGAGTACGCGCACGTCTCCGAGATCGCGGTCGCCCGCAGCGGCGGCGGGACGGGCGCCGCGCTGATGGACGCCGTCGACCGCTGGGCGCGCGAGCGCGGCTACCGGATGCTGAGCCTCAACGTCGTCGGCGGCAACGAGGCCGCGCGGAGATTTTACGAGCGCCGCGGCTACGCGCTCGGCCACCA